One genomic window of Quercus robur chromosome 6, dhQueRobu3.1, whole genome shotgun sequence includes the following:
- the LOC126733296 gene encoding glycine-rich cell wall structural protein 2-like — protein MDRYQRVEKPKAETSINENEIRITTQGRMRNYITYATTLLQEKGSDEIVLKAMGRAINKTVMIAELIKRRIAGLHQNTSIGSTDITDTWEPLEEGLLPLETTRHVSMITITFSKRELDTSSTGYQPPLPDDQVKPLNEYEDEGEGSPRMRGRGRGRGRGWGRGRGRGRGYYNGPGEYNNGDGWDGGRSFGGRGRGRARGRFYQGRGRGYGGQSGGYGQAGGYGQSGGYGQSGGYGQSGGYYDYGESEAPLAQGRGRGRGRGRGRGRGRNPRSDGPAQAAAAGN, from the exons ATGGATAGGTACCAGAGAGTGGAGAAGCCAAAGGCGGAGACATCAATAAACGAGAACGAGATTCGAATCACTACGCAAGGCCGAATGAGAAATTACATTACCTATGCCACCACTCTCCTCCAG GAGAAAGGGTCCGATGAAATTGTCCTTAAAGCAATGGGCAGAGCAATTAATAAGACTGTGATGATTGCTGAACTAATTAAG AGAAGGATTGCTGGTCTACATCAAAATACTTCAATTGGATCAACTGATATAACTGACACGTGGGAGCCACTAGAAGAAGGCCTTCTTCC TCTGGAGACCACTCGTCATGTTTCAATGATCACAATTACTTTTTCAAAGAGGGAGTTGGATACTTCATCCACTGG ATACCAGCCTCCTCTTCCAGATGATCAAGTGAAACCATTAAATGAATATGAAGATGAAGGAG AGGGCTCACCTAGGATGCGAGGCAGGGGACGCGGTCGTGGAAGGGGTTGGGGCAGGGGTAGGGGTAGAGGTAGAG GATATTATAATGGGCCTGGGGAGTATAATAATGGGGATGGGTGGGATGGTGGACGTAGTTTCGGTGGCAGAGGTCGTGGCCGTGCAAGAGGCCGTTTTTACCAGGGTCGAGGACGAGGATATGGAGGCCAGTCAGGTGGATATGGCCAAGCGGGTGGATATGGTCAGTCAGGTGGATATGGTCAGTCGGGTGGATACGGCCAGTCAGGTGGATACTATGACTATGGTGAATCAGAGGCACCACTTGCCCAAGGACGTG GGCGTGGTCGTGGCAGGGGAAGGGGTCGTGGACGTGGTCGTAATCCTAGATCAGATGGTCCAGCACAAGCAGCAGCAGCTGGGAATTGA